Genomic window (Salvelinus namaycush isolate Seneca chromosome 27, SaNama_1.0, whole genome shotgun sequence):
tagttaaataaaggttaaataaaataaaaaacacagagATACTGGTTCAGGGGGATAGTGATTAAGTATAGGAATACAGCATTTACACTCCAAATGGATATTGCCTTAATGGTTGACTGAGATGTGCATTGATTGATTGAATCCTCACATTTAGAAAGCTCGGGACACTAATGGTACGGAAGATCTTTCTGAAGGCGCCCGGCAGGGTTCCTTGTTCCTTCTCTGCCTGAGTGACATGCTCCTCCATGACATTCACATTGGCACCCACCATCTTCACAAACACCTGGACACAACACCAGGGAACAGGGTCAGATACAGAACTACCATACCTGTGCCCcaaatagagaatagggtgccatttgctaCACAGATCATGTCAGGATTTCAATGACATCATCCTGGTCATTAACAATTACGTTAAGTAAATCACACTTACATCCAACTTGTCAATCTTTCTGTATATTTGTCTCATATCTTCTGATTTTCTATGTATTTGAGGTAGGTTCTCGTTGACAATCTGTGATGTGTCGTTGCGGATCTATAACCAGTGGAAGAAAATTACATTTCTCACCCACTTTCAAGGACAACGACAAGAGCAGCGCATACAGGGATGTGCAAGAATGGCAATATACCATAAAAAGCTATGTATCAAActacaaaatacagaaatacatttcCAAGTAGTAGGACCGAAcagcaacaacattctcagtaacaGTTACAGAAACATTTGACTTGCTCTAATTGTAATATGTTGTTTATCTactttagttgaatgcactgactgttagtcactctggataagcgTCTGTTAAATGACCAAAATAGAAATATGAAAATGAACATAGCAAAATTAACTGCAAAGCACATTGGGTATTATTGACCATGTCAGGCAGaactcattagaataatactcagCATGCTTTGCAAATGCCAATTTTTACATATACAATTATATTTAGTTCATTTAGCACAGGggtgtccaaccctgttcctggagatgtACCTTCTTGTATGTTTTCACTCCAACcacagttgtaactaacctggttcagtttatcaaccagctactTATtacaatcaggtgtgctagattagggttggagtgaaaacctacaggatggtagctctccaggatcagggttggacagccctgaTTTCGCAGATTctcttatcacaccatagtgccatcagacttctgataccaatgcaggGTGAGAGGTGCCCACAAAACTGAAgcgctataaaaaaaaaaatggtatagaaaaggattttgaaaatacaaattacaGCTCTTGAAAGTATCTTGTTAAAAAATACAATAGAGTGCAGTTCAGCCTTGTGTAATACAAATTACTCAAGTAAACGAAATACATATTTCAAATACAGCCGATCTCTGAGCACGTACCATGTCAAGCATTCCAACAAATTCATCCACCCTAGTAAGCATTTCCTCCAGACTTTTCTCCAAACCCAGGATCTGTGGGGTATAGAAAGCAGGACATGGTTATAACCAGTCAAGTGACATTTCTCATCACGCGTATCCAGTTATAGCTAGCTTTGGCTAGCGCTATTGCACCTCCCAGCATAGACAGGATGATATATTTTACATCCATCGGAAAGGTTGATTCTTTCTAACCTCGTCTTCAGCTGTATCTCTGATGTAAGAGGAGTAACTGAGGGCAGTGTGTCTCAGTATCTCATCCTCCTCGTTGTGGTCTGGGTCCGTGTCGGGTTCCTCGGAGTTGAAGCTCGGACTCCGCAAGACTGCTGGGTCGAAGCTGGGGCTTTGCGACACGGTACCATTGCTTAGGGCCTCGCTCAACATGGATAAACTGCTCACACTCTGCGACACGATGCCACTGTCCCGACTCACCTCGGCACTGGACTCCTCCAGCGGGGAGAGAACATCTACCCTATTTTCCATCCTAGGTTCCATCTTTTCCcccttttgtttatttttgttttcaGCTACCGTGTTATGATTGTCAGCTGATTAAATCACGTGGTTGAATCTGATGGCGGCTTACAAGGATCAAGTAGAGCTAAGTGAAAAGGCGCAATTTTAAATAAGGTCTCTTTCTCACTAATTTCCTCTAAAGTTGAATACTGAAATCTGATGACTCAATtgccattagaaacgtgtaaAAACACAGGAAACCATGAGTCAACTTTCTACAATAGAAAATGGGAATGAAAAACTGGACAGCAAGTGcattttaaacctttattttaaaatgtatctcCCAAAACTTACAAAACAGTAagaaaatataaacacaatattCACAATACAATTCAAATTAATTGCATTTAGGGTTTGAATTTCAACTGTGGAAATTAGTTGAAGTGATACTTACGGTTTACTATGTTGAAAGAGCAACTAGGCCTACTAAATATTGATTGAGCAATTACAGATCAAGCCCTAATATCCATTCAATTGTTTACATTTGAGTGCTCAGTACATATCTGGACTAAAATGAATTAAAAAGGCACAAAGTGTTTTACAAACCTTTTCTCCAATATGTGTGGAGAATGTATAGCAATGTCTGTACAGCATCATCACCATCTCATAGAATAAAAACAGTCCAGTTTACATGATATGCTGAAATATTCCCCATCATAATCATCCTCGTACCATAATACCTCATGGAATTATGTTCATATGTCATTGTTTTTCCCTTGTAAAAATCTATTATAAAATCCTTATGTACATTAAAAAGAGACAGTAAAACAATAGACATTATTCCAGAAAAAAACTAGACGTTTCTGTAATAAATATAAAACCTGTAATATTTCCTAGGCGTGAATATGTTGGCTCACACTGAGTCGATGGTACAGGGTACTACCAGAAGGGGGAAGTGACCAAAACATTATAGCACTACTCAATAGGGTTGAACTGACTGTGCATAGTAAAGATATGCATGGAATAACCTCACTATGGTCATAAGAACAGTGCCAAGGTAACCAAAGCAGCCTATGGTGAGAGGAAAAGGAAAGAGCAACAAAAATGACATATTTGTGAACCAAAATAGGGTGATAATACAATGTTAATCCTGGTACTAACATGGAGATTTAAAAGAGTTGAAACAATAAGACTGTTCAAAAAAAAAATGACTTTGCAAACCTTGACAGCTTAAAAGCCTTGAACTACAATGTGAATAATGGTGAGAAGAATCCCATACAAAAATCAAACCACCGATGGATGGCTTAGTGTCCCACTGAATCCATGTACTCTATGAAAGTTAACCATACCATGGATGGATAGATTACGTTTGTAAACCAAAGTACCACTGGATCCGTACATGGATCTCAATGCGTGTGCCCAACACAGTGTAGGAAAGTGAATGAGTGAGGTTAAGCAGATGCAGATTCAGGTGTTATCACCTTCACCTCTTAGCAGTCCTGCCTGCTGTAACAGGGTTCACATCCCCCTGCCTGCGGTAACTAACAGGGTTCACAGCCAAGCAGATGAGTTGAGTAAACAGTAAAGATAAGGATTCATTAGCGGTGAAGTGAGAGGGGTGCTAGTCAGATAGTGGCTTTTTTCCAGAGAGCATGTTGCATTCCTGGAGCTCCAAAAACAGACAACCAGTGGAGAAGAcgaaacaggatatagactatgTTCAGTGTAGGAAGTATTGCTTGATAGCAGTTCAAAATGTACCAGGTATAAATGACTGCTGGTAAGGGAAGTAAGAGTTTTAGTACATGTGTTGATCCAACACTTCTCCTTATTAAAGCTTAGAATAATTTATTTGAGAAGATAAATCTGTGAATACACAGGTAAAATACAGAGAATCAGTAGACAGGCAGCATTGTACAGAAACATAGAATTGTTCTTAAAAACAAAAGCTCATAGTTGGTCCCAAAAAGGAGATAGAGGTTCAGATTAAAAGTGGCCACTAAAGGATAGCAGGTGAATCCCATCAGGCTTACACATTAGTGGCCTAAAATGCTAATTTACAAGACATAGAAAACCTTAAACTCAAACAATACAGAATAAACTGTCCTTATTTgttttataaaaaaatgtaacaaaattAGTAGGAGGTTTGAGGGACAACGTTCATTCTCATGGTGGGTATACCGGGCAGGGGATGCTCCAGCTCacgtccaatgtgtgtgtgtctgtgtgtattattagtgtaggtgtgtgtattaTAGGGTGATGACGGTGCCATCCTCTTCCACCCCTCCCCGGGGCAGGGCCAGGCTGTGTCGAGGGTCCGTCCTCATGGTGCTGAGGATTTTGTGCAGGCTGCTGTTGCTCTCCCGGAGGGCTGGGTTGCTGCTGTGGTGCTGGGTTTGGTGATGCTGGGGGGTCTGTAACTGGGGGTGCTGGAGGTTCAGGTCCCTGTGCAGCATGTAGCTGAGGCTGCCGTGGTGGGAAAGGCCATTGAGGCTGGCCTGGGAGTGGGAGGAGGGCTGGGAGTGAAAGGAGGAGGTGGAAACCACAGAGAGGGGTCGGATCGGGGGGTTGGTGGGTTCCACGGGGGCCTGGGGAGGGGCTTGGGTATGGGAGCGTGACGTTCTTGAAGCCACGGACACCATTGATGCGCTGGAGCGCCTCGACGGCCGCTTGAGGCTGCTCTCGATGACGATGTCTGACTCCTCATCGCTTTCCAGCTCGTCGGGGTAGCCGTGGGCACCGGTCGCCATTGCTGCGGTGGACAGGCTGGGGTAGCCGGTGGAACCGCTGCTGTCTGACGACTGACCGGAGCTGCCGGATATCCGGCTGGCTCGCACCACATTGTTCCGCTGGTTCACCGGCTTCACTGTGACAATCAGGTTGTGACTGTTGGCGATCATCATGTCCGTTACCTGGTCTAGCGTCTTCCCAGTCACCTCAATGCCGTTGACCTCCAGGACCTCGTCATTGACAGCCAGCAGGCCCGTGCTCTCAGCCAGGCCCCCAGGCACCATGCGGGAGATAAAAATCCCAGGcaccttctccaggccatggggCGTCACCCGTACGCTTGTCCCATCCCGGATGTAGAACCCCAGGGGTTTGTCAGAACCATGGCGGTAGAGACGAACGCGGCGGTGGGACTCTGGCAAGATGTCCACATCGATGATGGAGGAGACTGGCCGGAAGTCCTGCGGCATGCCAATGCGGATGTGAGGTCGCTTCCTGTTGACGTCGTTCCGCAGGGCCACCACAGCCTTCTTCTTTCGGGTCAGAGAGTGAGTCCCATAGCTGCTGTAGTCGAcctcctctgaaacacaacaggAGAAATAGAACTGGTTAGAACCTTTTCTGAAACCCAGAACAGAACTGCTAAGAACTGAAACACAGAAAATATAGAACCCCTTAAGGCCTCTGGAAGACAGGAGAAAACAACTGCTCAGAACTATGTCTGAAACACGGAACAGAACTACTTAGAACAGCTTAGCTCTCAGGAACACTTCACTTGAAGCATATGAGCCTCAAATGGTGAGCAGATGTTTTCCTTAGAAAGAACACAATACATAAAGGTTTCATTTGTAGCAAGAAATGTACGCAGCGCTCATTACCATACACGTCAACAGGTCTTAGTCCAAACTCCTCTAACTCTACCCCTGGGTAAAGCAAGCATAAACCCTTCATGTTTTTAAAATGGACAAATGACCAAAACACACATAAAACTGCAAGATGACAACATGAACACAGATTAACTTTATTCCAGACTTGGGAcatcaacacaacagaatagtgAAGCTGCCAATACATTCTAGATTGCAGTCCTAGAGTCATTAATAAAACGCTGAGAGGGCAGAGCAGAGCTGAcagtgtgggggtgtgtgtgtggggcgttCCTGTCTGTGCTGACAGAGCTGTCCCGCTTTACTGGTACTGCTTAGACAGCTGCTGTTGGGGAGGCCCTGCCTGCCAAGCCAAACCATGGCCAAAATGGGACCAGAGTCACAGCGTACTGACTGTTTACCAGTCCCACTCTAAAGAAACACCCACACAAGGAGTTGAGGACAATGGGAAGTTTATCATTAAAACTCCTCAGCTTGTTTACTGTGAAAGCCTTTCCCTCCACTTCAGAACAAAGCTTTAACTGGGCTGAACTTGTGGCAGACCCTGTTGCACTCTGGGCCATAGAGAAAGTCTGACGAGTGCTGTGCTGGTCTGGTGTAGCTCTGCAGTCAGTGGGGTGGAACAACAGAGCCACAGGAAAAACAGTTGTAATCAAACCAAACACCAGGATGGGATTACAGTTGGAATACCGATCATTCTGATCTTCAGTTGTACACGACTCGCTGTCTGCAAGCAAGGGCAACGAAGTGTGTTCACGCAAAACCATTTTCACagttcaaaaaaatatataaaaacatttcaaCCAACCCAATATGTCTAGGCTTAGGTAATGGCCTTAGgtatttgaaaaaaaaaacacaggATGGCTTTTCAATACCGTCAAAACTACTTATTTGAAGTTGttcaatacatttgaatatttATAGCAACTTTTTAAGTTAATACCTACAGTCAACTTTTGCAATACTTTAGGAGACAAAGCAGATTGTCTTTTTCATTCCACCCCTCACATTATGAACAGCTGAAccagtcacgtgtttgtttgtaaatagcacaacgtgAGAAAGCAGGAGCTGGTGAGTCCATAGCGTTGTATGTCTATAGTGAGTCTCTGTTGTGCAGCGCACATGAGGTGATGAAGTTACACCTGCACTACTACATTTTTGCCATCAGATATCTTACATCTTTCTGCCATGTTTGAGAAGTCAAAAAGCTCTGGATGAGTTCTGTACAGGTGCCATTTTTTTCCCTGTGCTTCCTATTAGCGTTTTTTCCCATtctcctcctttcttctcccCTCTGCTCCTTGTACATAAAATGCTCTTCCTTCAGAAAAGCATTCATcacaactttgttcatttgcacaatttcTCTCGTTCACTTCCGCTTGTAAAATGTAAACACTCACTGAAAATGACATTAgggagggcctcccgggtggcgcagtggtctagggcactgcatcgcagtgctaactgcgccaccagagtctctgggttcgcgcccaggctctgtcgcagccggccgcgaccgggaggtccgtggggcgatgcacaattggcatagcgtcgtccgggttagggagggtttggccggtagggatatccttgtctcatcgcgctccagcgactcgtggcgggccgggcgcagtgcgcgctaaccaagggggccaggtacacagtgtttcctccgacacattggtgcggctggcttccgggttggaggcgcgctgtgttaagaagcagtgcggcttggttgggttgtgcttcggaggacgcatggctttcgaccttcgtctctcccgagcccgtacgggagttgtagcgatgagacaagatagtaattactagcgattggataccacgaaaattggggagaaaatgggataaaatttaaaaaaagaaaaaaaaagagaaaaaaagaaaatgacATTAGGTAGCTACTATCTATCCAACTTGACAATGACAGgaagagaaataaagagagacatggagagacagagaatgccagaaacagagatacagtatgatAGTGAGAGGACTGCTCAGGCATAATAAACTCATCCTGTGACCTTCCTCTCAGGACATGTCTGTACTGCTAGCTGTGTTGATCCAGATCCAAGGAGGAAGTTTGTCCGGACAGTGTGAAGCACAGTGCTGCAGGAACAGGAACTAGAGGTCCTACGGGGGGACATCCACCACTTCCATGGCAATGGGCCACGAGTCATAGTCCCTACTGGGGTGGACACTTGCCTGGGTGAACGTGTTTGACATTATAGCATATGCAAGTGGGATAACCATATGGTTACATGGTATAGATGTGTTCCCTCTGCTGGAAAAGTGTGTTACTTCCTATGCTAAAGTATTTTTGGGGGCCAATTCTCTGTGCTAATAGTTTCAGTGGGAGTATTTTGTGCACCACTGTACTGAACCTTACCTCCCAGGCCGACTAATGACTTTCTGCATCTCCTCCCCACTAATGACGGAATCTAATGACAGGACACAACACACTGTTTTAATAACACTGTTCTGAAAGCAAACTGCTGCACTCCTTGCTACAGATACAGATGGCCACAGCTAGGTTTGCAAAGGGTCGGTaactttccggtaaatttccaGAATTTTCccggaaattttccatgggaagttaagcccgggaatttggggaattttgcttaaattcataaaaaaaaaaagttagctaataacagtgaaccttttttgtgggatacataTAAGGCAACTCTagatattgtgtcattttggttaaactatccccaattcaatggaattgcaaccctctgcatgcacagtgcattcttccatcacatgtacagctgattctcaagatcttgcacactaatgagatgctattgagcccacactactacactgtctgagtcaaggactacatgctttctggtaagttttgattacaatactgggtgggatgaatatattttatatgacttacatgattttttgttaactagtaaatagtagcctacagcaaagtgtgtttaaataatttctaacttgttaacctctcttgggtagggggcagtattttcatgtccggatgaaaagcgtgcccagagtaaaatgcctgctactcaggcccagatgctaggatatgcatactattagtagatttggatagaaaacactctgaagtttctaaaacggtttgaatgatgtctgagtataacagaactcatatggcaggcaaaaacctgagaacaaaatccaaccaggaagtgggaaatctgaggtttgtagtttttcaactctttgcttatccaagatacagtggaaatggggtcatagggtcatattgcactttctaaggcttccactagatgtcaacagtctttataaccttgtttgaggcttctactgtgaagtgggggcgaatgagcgGGGAATGAGTAAGATCTCTCctagagtgccacgagctgaccatgtgcgttcacgtgatagagttagcttgcgttccattgcatttctgaagacaaaggaattctccggttggaacattattgaagatttacattaaaaacatcctaaagattgattctatacatcgtttgacatgtttctacggactgtaacggaactttttgactttgtctgcacctagtgatcgcgtgtcatgaattttgattactgggctaaacgcgctaacaaaaaggatatatgtggacataaatgatggacttcatcgaacaaaacaaacatttattgtggaactgggattcctgggagtgcattctgatgaagatcatcaaaggtaagtgaatatttataatgctattctgacatctgttgactacacaacatggcggatatctctttgggttgtgttggtctctgagcgctgtactcagattattgcatggtgtgctttctccgtaaactttttttgaaatctgacacaacggttgcattaaggagaagtgggtctaaaattccatgcataacagttggatcttttagcaatgtttattatgagtatttctgtaaattgatgtggctctctgcaaaatcactggatgttttggaactactgaacataacgcgccaatgtaaactcagatttttggatataaatatgaacttcaccgaacaaaacatacatgtattgtgtaacatgaagtcctatgagtgtcatctgatgaagatcaaaggttagtgattaattttatctctatttctgctttttgtgactcctctctttggctggaaaaatggctgtgtttttctgtgacctggctctgacctaacataatcgtttggtgtgctttcgtcgtaaagcctttttgaaatcggacactgtggctggatttacaacaagtgtatcttttaaatggtgtaaaatacttgtacgtttgaggaattttaattatgggatttctgttttgaatttggcgccctgcagtttcactggctgttgacgaggtgagacgctaccgtcccacataccctagagaggttaacaatttctgctagtaagtttttgctaccatgtgggttttagcttgcttgagcctgctaactgaggagtgttaattcacctgtttccatacatgtttcatttttaaacttttttttatcttacaaaggagtttaATCAAATTTGcctaactatttatctgtacatggaattgtatatatattttttaaactcttTTTTGTCTAATCTTTATAGGAAAATGCCACGGgtactatctgatgtgtggagacatttcactgcagctaatgtagaaggaaaacctgtgtacatttgcaaatactgtgccaaatcatatgtgaagaatgcaacaaagatgcagaatcatctggccaaatgcataaagttccctcagcacttacaacaagcaacctctgacaaaagtccctctacttctattcaaggtgaaaatgatgattcagacaccttatcgattgcaacagctcatggtcctcctggaatcagaagctttttttgactcaatggaggaacgtagtcagagaattgctgatgaatgtcttgctcgagctgtgtatgcagcTGG
Coding sequences:
- the LOC120022254 gene encoding biogenesis of lysosome-related organelles complex 1 subunit 4-like isoform X1; this translates as MEPRMENRVDVLSPLEESSAEVSRDSGIVSQSVSSLSMLSEALSNGTVSQSPSFDPAVLRSPSFNSEEPDTDPDHNEEDEILRHTALSYSSYIRDTAEDEILGLEKSLEEMLTRVDEFVGMLDMIRNDTSQIVNENLPQIHRKSEDMRQIYRKIDKLDVFVKMVGANVNVMEEHVTQAEKEQGTLPGAFRKIFRTISVPSFLNKPASPRRQQHQELPPVLRTDDYFTPHPGH
- the LOC120022254 gene encoding biogenesis of lysosome-related organelles complex 1 subunit 4-like isoform X2; the encoded protein is MEPRMENRVDVLSPLEESSAEVSRDSGIVSQSVSSLSMLSEALSNGTVSQSPSFDPAVLRSPSFNSEEPDTDPDHNEEDEILRHTALSYSSYIRDTAEDEILGLEKSLEEMLTRVDEFVGMLDMVFVKMVGANVNVMEEHVTQAEKEQGTLPGAFRKIFRTISVPSFLNKPASPRRQQHQELPPVLRTDDYFTPHPGH
- the LOC120022222 gene encoding partitioning defective 6 homolog gamma-like, yielding MNRSFNKSQSSLQYFDCIAVEVKSKYGAEFRRFSVDRFKPGKFEEFYKLIMHVHRIANMEVMIGYADIHGDLLPINNDDNFCKAVSTAHPLLRVFIQRQEEVDYSSYGTHSLTRKKKAVVALRNDVNRKRPHIRIGMPQDFRPVSSIIDVDILPESHRRVRLYRHGSDKPLGFYIRDGTSVRVTPHGLEKVPGIFISRMVPGGLAESTGLLAVNDEVLEVNGIEVTGKTLDQVTDMMIANSHNLIVTVKPVNQRNNVVRASRISGSSGQSSDSSGSTGYPSLSTAAMATGAHGYPDELESDEESDIVIESSLKRPSRRSSASMVSVASRTSRSHTQAPPQAPVEPTNPPIRPLSVVSTSSFHSQPSSHSQASLNGLSHHGSLSYMLHRDLNLQHPQLQTPQHHQTQHHSSNPALRESNSSLHKILSTMRTDPRHSLALPRGGVEEDGTVITL